A window of Leptolyngbya sp. FACHB-261 genomic DNA:
CTAAACCGCCCACCCCTTCCAAGGAAACCGCTGGCGTACTGCCCGGTGGTGGGGGCGTGACAATTACCTCATCAGTCGCAGCGGCAGAGGTTGACTGAGGATTGGCTTGCTGTGAATTGGCTTGCTGCGAACCGGCCCAACTAGTAGCCGTTGAAGTATTGCCGCCAGGGCTACCAGTATTGTTGCCTGCATTACTGCGGGAGTTGCGCTGCACGGGCGTCTTAAACTCTCCTAGATCCGCTCGTCCTTCTATTTCGCGAACGAAATCTAGGAAGTCGCCAACTCCCTTATCAACAAAGTCTTCAAATTCTTTAAAAAGGTCTGTCATAAGTTTGTTACCGCCCGTTGCTTTAGTATAGTCACTTCAGTTCTGGGGGCCGATGATACTGTGTTAGGTCTTGTTACAAGTGCAAGCGATGCAGGCCCAAGAATACAGGCTCAAACAATAGCTAAGCAGTGCTATTTCCAGGCTATTTCTTCCGAGCTTTTCCAGGTTATTTCTGGACAGAAAGCAGTAGGCAAAAAACACAAAAGAACACACCCAAAAGAACACAAGCTTGAAGCCCCTAAAACCTAAACAGAACCTCTACCCAGAGATAGAGGTTCTAGCTCAGAAGCACCCCTCGAGGCTGCAATTCCTCAATGCTCAATCAGAGCCAATTTGACAAGTTCTAGGGGTTTTCAGCTGAGAAAGCATCGCACTGCTCAGGGTTGCCACTTTCGACTCCACGCTTAAACCAGCGCGCCCGTTGCGCTGCACTGCCATGCGTGAAAGAGTCCGGCACAACATAACCTTGAGCTTGTTTCTGCAAGCGGTCATCACCAACACTGCTAGCGGCGTTGATTGCTTCTTCGATGTCACCTTCTTCCAGAATCTGGCGTGACTGTTGCGCACGATTGGCCCAGATACCTGCAAAACAGTCTGCTTGTAGCTCCTGTCGCACGGAGAGTTGATTAGCTTCTTCTTTGCTAACTTGTCTTTGCGCCGCTCGAACTTGCTGAGAAACACCTAGCAAATTCTGGACGTGGTGACCGACTTCGTGGGCAATTACATAGGCCTGGGCGAAGTCGCCGGGGGCTTGATATTTAGTTTGCAGATCATCGTAGAAGCTCAAGTCAATGTAGAGCTTTTGATCGGCAGGGCAATAGAAGGGGCCAACTGCTGATTTGGCAAAACCACAGGCAGACTCTACAGCGTTGG
This region includes:
- a CDS encoding neutral zinc metallopeptidase: MRWEFGRKSTNVEDRRGSGISGPVAVGGGLGAVVLSLLVALLGGDPSVILDQGGSTGGSSSQAPAGAPPAEDKQAQFVSVVLADTEDTWSDIFRQSGGDYVEPKLVLYSNAVESACGFAKSAVGPFYCPADQKLYIDLSFYDDLQTKYQAPGDFAQAYVIAHEVGHHVQNLLGVSQQVRAAQRQVSKEEANQLSVRQELQADCFAGIWANRAQQSRQILEEGDIEEAINAASSVGDDRLQKQAQGYVVPDSFTHGSAAQRARWFKRGVESGNPEQCDAFSAENP